A region of the bacterium genome:
ACACTACCTCGCGGCTCTCGATCGCGAACTCGACACCGATCCGACCGACACCGATTCGCCGTTCTGACGAGAAACCAGCACTCGCGCGCGACCACGGCTAGATGATCAGATTTCTACGGTTTCTCGTGATCGCCAACACCGGAGACCGGCCTTCGCGCCCGCCTCTCGAGCGACGGCACGGGCCAGGACGGCGGCCTGGTCGAAGCCGCGTTCGCGTCGCCGGGAGCGGTGGAGTGGCACCGGAACCACGATGTCCGGCACGAAGGCGGCGGGCACCCGTCGTGTAGCCGCCCGGACCAGCGTCAACACGACCGCGTCGGCCGCCGGGTCGAGGCTCATCAACCCGGATCCGGGATACTTGAAGCGGTGGATCCAGTCCTTCCAGGTGTCGGTGTAGGCGACTTCAGCCGCCCAAGCGGCCAGCGGACGCGGGGGCGGCATGACCACAGGCAGAGCTGGCGGCGGCGCACAGAGCCGACAGAACGGTGGATGTTCGATGGCGCGTCCACACATGGCGCAGCCGTCTGGGAGGAGAAGCATCTCCAACACACGGAGCCACCGGTCTCGATCCAACATGCCCATCGCGGTTTCCGCGGGACCGGGCCAGTTCGAGGCTAGCAGGGCGCGGCGCGTCTCACGCCTGCCACGGTCTACGCAGCCGCGTCGCCGCCGCTGGGCAGTTCGATCGTGGGCGCATCTTCCCAGAGCCGGTCGAGATCGTAGTATTCACGCGTCTCGCCGAGGAAGATATGAACGACCACATCCCCAAGGTCGATCAGGACCCAGCGCCCCTCCTCTTCACCTTCGACCCCGAGCGGCTTCCGGCCGCTCTTCTTGGACGCCTGGATCACGGCGTCCGCGATCGAGCGAACGTGTCGATTCGACGTTCCGGTCAAGATCAGGAACGCGTCCGCGAAGGAAGTGAGTTCCCGCACGTCGAGGGCTACGGGGTTCTGGGCCTTCAGCTCGAGGGCGGCGTCCGCCAGGATGCGCACTCGTTCTTGGGCGGTGATGTCGGTGGGGGATTCAGTCACAGGGTTGGCCCTTGTAGGCGTCACATTTCTCGATCGGCTCCCGAGCGACGTCG
Encoded here:
- the rsfS gene encoding ribosome silencing factor gives rise to the protein MTAQERVRILADAALELKAQNPVALDVRELTSFADAFLILTGTSNRHVRSIADAVIQASKKSGRKPLGVEGEEEGRWVLIDLGDVVVHIFLGETREYYDLDRLWEDAPTIELPSGGDAAA